The following are encoded in a window of Candidatus Microthrix parvicella Bio17-1 genomic DNA:
- the mmuM gene encoding homocysteine S-methyltransferase encodes MAYPNPNPTLAAALDRGPIVADGGLSTVLDQLGTPASGPLWTGEVLASRPDQVRRAHRAMLDAGAQVILASGYQVSGRTALLSGRSAATADRLLVEANRLVREARDGWAANAETSSAASPAPISATATASVPAASTASVSAGCAGRAWVAASIGPFGAALADGSEYQGEYGLTVAALTAFHRERLDVLAAAQASPPTSVDVWWFETVPDPDEVAALVAGLAPVLAELDVARLPVPEVIVTMTVGRDGRVPTGAPIDEALAPMLRLDPTDPARPVALGVNCCAPQDVAPALDRLAMSTDLSLVAKPNLGGTWDHVAGAFVGAVSDGSSSAGHRPLEAWLDLGARLIGGCCGTGTFQLSRIAAQLANLGPAEGHETR; translated from the coding sequence GTGGCATACCCGAACCCGAACCCGACCCTTGCAGCGGCGCTGGACCGCGGCCCGATCGTTGCCGACGGTGGGCTGTCCACCGTCTTGGACCAACTCGGGACCCCGGCGTCCGGGCCGTTGTGGACCGGTGAGGTGCTGGCCTCCCGGCCCGACCAGGTGCGACGGGCCCATCGGGCCATGTTGGACGCCGGGGCGCAGGTGATACTGGCCTCCGGGTATCAGGTGAGCGGTCGCACCGCGCTGCTGTCAGGACGGTCCGCAGCGACCGCCGATCGGTTGCTCGTTGAGGCGAACCGGCTGGTGCGCGAGGCCCGGGATGGTTGGGCGGCCAATGCTGAAACGTCATCGGCAGCCTCGCCGGCGCCTATCTCGGCCACTGCGACGGCATCTGTCCCGGCCGCCTCGACGGCGTCTGTCTCGGCGGGGTGCGCCGGTCGAGCCTGGGTCGCTGCCTCCATCGGACCGTTCGGTGCGGCGCTGGCCGACGGTTCGGAGTATCAGGGTGAGTACGGGCTCACGGTGGCGGCGCTGACCGCGTTCCATCGGGAGCGTTTGGACGTACTCGCCGCCGCTCAGGCGAGCCCGCCGACCTCGGTCGACGTGTGGTGGTTCGAGACCGTGCCTGATCCGGACGAGGTGGCGGCGCTGGTTGCGGGGCTGGCGCCGGTGTTGGCCGAACTGGATGTTGCCCGTCTGCCGGTGCCGGAGGTGATCGTGACCATGACGGTGGGGCGTGATGGGCGGGTGCCCACCGGCGCGCCCATCGATGAGGCCTTGGCGCCGATGCTGCGGCTCGACCCAACCGACCCGGCACGGCCTGTGGCGTTGGGGGTCAACTGCTGTGCGCCCCAGGATGTGGCTCCGGCGCTCGACCGCCTGGCCATGTCCACCGATCTGTCATTGGTGGCCAAACCAAACCTGGGCGGCACGTGGGATCACGTCGCCGGTGCATTTGTTGGTGCTGTTTCAGACGGGAGTTCATCGGCCGGTCACCGGCCCCTGGAGGCGTGGCTCGATCTTGGTGCGCGGCTGATCGGGGGGTGCTGTGGCACCGGGACCTTCCAGTTGTCACGCATTGCGGCCCAACTCGCCAACCTCGGGCCCGCCGAAGGACACGAAACACGCTGA
- a CDS encoding TrmH family RNA methyltransferase: MTRRGDEPRANVEVDTSAWPVVDLVVNDAQSAVVAPFVGLRDRPLRERGGADWPHGRFLVEGDVVVARALAAGHRLLSLLIEQGRRRPLPDGVAAARAAGAQVIGAGPGLVLAITGSATHSGCLGLFARPAPADPADVVVDRRSVVVTEGVANPVNLGLIARSAVAMGAEALLLDPSSADPLYRRSSRVSMGEVFAVPHARVEQLPGGLEPLTAAGFEVWALTPERDAVDIAHLQVGPDAPVALLVGSEGPGLSAASLAAAQRRVRIPVSGGVDSLNVGAAAAVAAYALGRARTHAPEAETGGTGRREG; this comes from the coding sequence GTGACGCGACGCGGTGATGAACCACGAGCCAATGTGGAGGTTGATACGTCGGCGTGGCCGGTGGTGGACCTGGTCGTGAACGATGCGCAGAGTGCCGTGGTGGCGCCGTTCGTTGGCCTGCGTGATCGACCCCTGCGCGAGCGCGGCGGCGCCGATTGGCCACATGGTCGGTTTCTGGTCGAGGGCGACGTCGTGGTGGCGCGGGCGCTTGCAGCGGGCCACCGGTTGTTGAGCCTGCTGATCGAGCAGGGTCGACGCCGGCCCCTGCCCGACGGCGTGGCAGCGGCCCGAGCCGCCGGAGCGCAGGTGATCGGTGCGGGTCCGGGCCTGGTGCTGGCCATTACCGGCTCGGCGACGCACAGCGGGTGCCTGGGCCTGTTTGCCCGCCCGGCGCCCGCCGATCCCGCCGACGTGGTGGTCGATCGCCGGAGCGTTGTGGTGACCGAGGGTGTCGCCAACCCGGTCAACCTGGGTCTGATCGCCCGCAGCGCGGTTGCGATGGGGGCGGAGGCTCTGCTGTTGGATCCGAGCAGCGCTGATCCGCTGTATCGTCGGTCCTCCCGGGTGTCGATGGGCGAGGTGTTCGCCGTGCCCCACGCGCGGGTGGAGCAGCTGCCGGGTGGTCTCGAGCCGCTGACCGCGGCCGGCTTTGAAGTGTGGGCGTTGACGCCGGAGCGTGACGCCGTCGATATCGCGCACCTGCAGGTGGGCCCGGATGCCCCCGTGGCGTTGTTGGTGGGCTCGGAGGGCCCCGGGTTGAGCGCTGCGTCGCTGGCGGCGGCCCAGCGACGGGTTCGCATCCCGGTGTCTGGCGGGGTCGACTCGCTCAACGTCGGTGCAGCCGCTGCCGTTGCGGCCTACGCGCTCGGGCGTGCCAGGACGCATGCACCGGAGGCCGAGACAGGTGGCACAGGCCGACGTGAGGGTTGA
- the otsB gene encoding trehalose-phosphatase, with protein sequence MNIAELGRGLEPSLRRALVRVASVETLLVACDYDGTLAPIVDDPAEARPQPRAMEVLGELAGTAGTWASLVSGRSLQQLIELSGPPATVGLVGSHGAEHLAPLGSDGRVGSDPAVASGDPGVSGHHDAESAALLEALIADVADEVSRLPGSRLEPKPVGVAFHYRQADQSVAAKTADALIERLSARPGVHVRVGKMVAEFAVDGADKGQALLRLIGQTGPDATVFVGDDVTDEDGFAVLGEGDLGIKVGAGETAASHRVASPADVVEVLSVLAQLRRAGAGIE encoded by the coding sequence ATGAACATCGCTGAGCTCGGGCGGGGCCTGGAGCCCTCCTTGAGGAGGGCGCTCGTCCGGGTCGCCTCGGTGGAAACCTTGCTGGTCGCCTGCGACTACGACGGCACCCTGGCACCGATCGTGGACGATCCGGCCGAGGCCCGCCCGCAGCCTCGGGCCATGGAGGTGCTCGGTGAGTTGGCCGGCACCGCCGGGACCTGGGCCAGCCTGGTGTCGGGCCGGTCCTTGCAGCAGCTCATCGAGCTGTCCGGCCCGCCGGCGACCGTTGGACTGGTGGGCAGCCACGGCGCCGAACATCTGGCGCCGCTTGGTTCGGACGGACGAGTCGGGTCGGATCCAGCGGTGGCCTCTGGTGATCCGGGCGTCAGCGGTCACCATGACGCCGAATCCGCAGCGTTGCTGGAGGCGCTGATCGCCGATGTTGCCGATGAGGTGTCGCGTCTGCCGGGCAGTCGGCTGGAACCCAAACCGGTGGGGGTGGCGTTCCACTATCGCCAGGCCGACCAGAGCGTTGCAGCGAAAACCGCCGACGCCTTGATCGAACGGCTCTCGGCCCGCCCGGGGGTTCACGTTCGGGTGGGAAAGATGGTGGCGGAGTTTGCCGTGGACGGGGCGGACAAGGGGCAGGCGCTGCTGCGGCTCATCGGCCAGACCGGGCCCGATGCCACCGTGTTCGTGGGCGATGACGTAACCGATGAGGATGGCTTTGCCGTGCTCGGCGAAGGTGATCTTGGTATCAAGGTCGGCGCCGGTGAGACGGCCGCGTCGCATCGGGTTGCATCGCCCGCCGACGTGGTGGAGGTGCTGTCGGTACTGGCGCAGTTGCGCCGTGCCGGCGCCGGAATCGAGTAG
- a CDS encoding alpha,alpha-trehalose-phosphate synthase (UDP-forming) has translation MASPEITPESGETGDGPRAGTASFLVLANRLPVRRVTGVDGTGWETSPGGLVTALAPLLAGRTDAQWLGWSGTTGTDEDGSIEVDGISLVPVPLSRGEVELFYEGFANRTLWPLYHDSIVRSEYHRTWWDAYRTVNRRFAKAAAMWAAPGAAVWVHDYHLQLVPGMLRELRPDLRIGFFLHIPFPPVELFLQLPWRRTITEGLLGADVVGFQTEGGAANFRRLAGLVTEAEVNDHEVTMRGRSVRVETFGIGVDTKTLESMAADPQMQARAKEVRESLGNPERVLLGVDRLDYTKGLARRLRAFRELLEEGRLTVGRHVLVQVAEPTRENVRDYADFRDRIDRMVGEINGDYGEVGAVPMHYLHRHHDLEELVALYLAADVMLVTAVRDGMNLVCKEYVATRTDDSGVLVLSEFAGAAETMVDALLVNPYDIDGLKLAIEQAVTMGPDAQARRMSALREAVVASDVHRWADAWLDALGVAR, from the coding sequence ATGGCGTCACCCGAGATCACACCAGAGAGCGGCGAGACAGGCGACGGACCCAGAGCGGGCACTGCAAGTTTTCTGGTGTTGGCCAACCGATTGCCGGTCCGGCGGGTGACCGGCGTCGACGGCACCGGTTGGGAAACCAGTCCGGGTGGATTGGTCACCGCGTTGGCCCCGTTGCTGGCCGGGCGCACCGACGCCCAATGGTTGGGATGGTCCGGCACCACGGGCACCGACGAGGACGGCTCGATCGAGGTTGACGGCATCTCCCTGGTGCCGGTGCCGTTGTCGCGGGGCGAGGTGGAGCTCTTCTACGAGGGCTTTGCCAACCGCACGTTGTGGCCGTTGTACCACGACTCCATCGTGCGTTCGGAGTACCACCGCACCTGGTGGGATGCCTACCGCACCGTCAACCGTCGTTTCGCCAAGGCGGCCGCAATGTGGGCGGCACCGGGGGCAGCGGTGTGGGTGCACGACTACCACCTGCAGCTCGTTCCTGGCATGCTGCGGGAGCTCCGGCCCGATCTTCGCATCGGGTTCTTTCTGCACATCCCGTTTCCACCCGTCGAGTTGTTTCTGCAGCTCCCCTGGAGGCGCACGATCACCGAGGGCCTGCTGGGCGCCGACGTGGTTGGGTTTCAGACCGAGGGCGGTGCGGCCAACTTTCGTCGCCTGGCCGGGCTGGTGACCGAAGCAGAGGTGAACGACCACGAGGTGACCATGCGGGGCCGGTCCGTGCGTGTGGAGACCTTTGGTATCGGCGTGGATACCAAGACGCTGGAGTCCATGGCGGCCGACCCGCAGATGCAGGCCCGTGCGAAGGAGGTCAGGGAGAGCCTGGGCAATCCGGAGCGCGTGCTGTTGGGGGTGGACCGTCTGGATTACACCAAGGGACTGGCTCGCCGGCTTCGCGCCTTTCGGGAGCTGTTGGAGGAGGGCCGCCTCACCGTGGGCCGACACGTGCTCGTTCAGGTGGCCGAGCCAACGCGGGAGAACGTCCGGGATTACGCCGATTTCCGCGACCGAATCGACCGCATGGTGGGGGAGATCAACGGTGATTACGGCGAGGTGGGCGCCGTGCCGATGCACTATCTGCACCGGCACCACGACCTGGAGGAGTTGGTGGCGTTGTACCTGGCCGCCGACGTGATGTTGGTGACGGCGGTGCGCGACGGCATGAACCTGGTGTGCAAGGAGTATGTGGCCACCCGGACCGATGACTCCGGCGTCCTGGTCCTGTCGGAGTTTGCCGGTGCCGCCGAGACGATGGTGGATGCGCTGCTGGTGAATCCCTACGACATCGACGGGTTGAAACTGGCGATCGAGCAGGCGGTCACGATGGGGCCCGACGCGCAGGCCCGTCGCATGTCGGCGCTGCGCGAGGCCGTCGTGGCCAGCGACGTCCATCGCTGGGCCGATGCCTGGTTGGACGCGCTCGGCGTGGCACGTTGA
- a CDS encoding AEC family transporter: MVTVGLILAFAVAAGRWLRPPESTVAAVDWVIINLALPAVVLHTIPQLQLTTDAVVPVVTAWCMVFVGAAAVWVVARRAGWSREVTGALLLVVPLGNTSFLGFPAVEALLGTDALPTAVLYDQLGTFLALTTYGAVVAARYGAGSADGPGVVLRRVLVFPPFVALMVGFGLRGVMLPEAIVGSLELLSVTLTPLAMVSIGLRLAGRRLQTPTAPVAFGLAVRLAFMPALVLAAAALFNGSGPAWDASVLEAGMPPMVTAGIVATASGLDDDTVVSMVGIGLVLALATVPLWALVLGP; this comes from the coding sequence GTGGTGACGGTGGGCCTGATCCTGGCTTTCGCGGTGGCCGCCGGTCGCTGGTTGCGTCCCCCGGAGTCCACCGTGGCGGCGGTCGACTGGGTGATCATCAACCTGGCGTTGCCGGCGGTGGTGTTACACACGATCCCGCAGTTGCAGCTCACCACCGATGCAGTGGTGCCCGTGGTCACGGCGTGGTGCATGGTGTTCGTCGGCGCCGCGGCGGTGTGGGTGGTGGCACGGCGGGCCGGGTGGTCGCGGGAGGTCACCGGCGCGTTGTTGTTGGTGGTGCCGTTGGGCAATACCAGCTTTCTTGGATTTCCTGCCGTGGAGGCGCTGCTGGGCACCGATGCGCTACCGACCGCCGTGCTTTACGACCAACTGGGGACCTTCCTGGCGTTGACCACCTACGGCGCGGTTGTGGCCGCCCGATATGGCGCAGGCAGCGCCGACGGACCCGGTGTGGTCCTGCGGCGGGTGCTCGTCTTCCCGCCGTTCGTGGCGCTCATGGTGGGCTTTGGGCTTCGAGGGGTGATGTTGCCGGAGGCGATCGTCGGCTCGTTGGAGTTGCTGTCGGTCACCCTCACCCCGCTGGCCATGGTGTCGATCGGCCTGCGGCTGGCAGGTCGACGACTCCAAACACCGACGGCGCCGGTTGCCTTCGGGCTGGCGGTTCGCCTGGCGTTCATGCCGGCGCTCGTGCTGGCGGCGGCCGCGTTGTTCAACGGCTCGGGTCCGGCCTGGGATGCCTCGGTGCTGGAGGCGGGCATGCCTCCGATGGTCACCGCCGGCATTGTGGCAACCGCCTCCGGCCTGGACGACGACACCGTCGTATCCATGGTGGGCATCGGCCTGGTGCTCGCCTTGGCGACGGTGCCGCTCTGGGCGTTGGTTCTTGGCCCGTGA